The following are encoded in a window of Kitasatospora sp. NBC_01250 genomic DNA:
- a CDS encoding nucleoside triphosphate pyrophosphohydrolase, which translates to MNRRGEYGKLVRDRIPQIIRESGATPVTYTAGPQEYRSRLRDKLGEEVAEFLEADDARAPEELADVLEAVYALAADLGIDMDQVEEIRRAKADERGGFAGRVVWTGNR; encoded by the coding sequence GTGAACCGCAGGGGCGAGTACGGCAAGTTGGTGCGGGACCGGATTCCGCAGATCATCCGGGAGAGCGGGGCGACGCCTGTCACCTACACCGCCGGCCCACAGGAGTACCGAAGTCGCCTGCGGGACAAGCTCGGAGAGGAGGTCGCCGAGTTCCTGGAGGCCGACGACGCGAGGGCGCCGGAGGAACTCGCGGACGTGCTGGAGGCGGTGTACGCGCTCGCCGCGGATCTGGGGATCGACATGGACCAGGTGGAAGAGATCCGCAGGGCCAAGGCGGATGAGCGCGGCGGCTTCGCGGGCCGGGTCGTCTGGACCGGCAACCGCTGA